TATAGTGGAACATTATATGCCAGGGATTGAAACTTTGTTTTACTATTCACCTTATTTTTCTCAGAAACATTGAATTATAAATCAAATACTCAAAATCCATGAAAAATCTAATACAAAACGGCATACTAATGTATACTTGTAGAACTAATGGTTCACAATCCTAgaggcagggtgggtgaggtaaatcaacttgtgttggtgaaaggATAAGCCAGTTAAAGCAGTACATGAAAGAAACAGAAGTAAGTCACTAGTGCCAGAGGGGCGCTCCTAGGAACCATGTTCTGATTGTTCAAATATAATGACGGAAGGAGATTGCGGTTTTTGGCCGACTTTGCCACTGGCTTGTGTGATCTCATCTTAGGCAAGTTGCAGCTTCTCCTTCgccatttataaaatgggctGTTACTCCCAAGGTGAGCAGGGCGGGAGGTTCACTTCGTTAGTCTATCTAGGAAGCACTTTGGAATCGCTGGCTAGCAGGTGCAACAGAGCCGCaacggtcactcgattacagacctgagggcggctatccttcaacaaaaaaacgtcaaaaaacagactccaacaagagactgctgaattggaattaatttgcaaactggacacaattaacttaggcttgaatagagactgggaatggatgagtcattacacaaagtaaaactatttccccatggtatttctccccccccaccgttcctcagatgttcttgttaactgctggaaatggcccaccttgcttgtcaccatgaaaggttttcctccttcccctgcccctcccccccgctgctggtgatggctcatcttaagtgatcactctcctcgcagtacttgtggcacctcagagacgaacacatttattagagcataagctttcgtgagctacagctcacttcacgaaagcttatgctctaataaacgtgttagtctctaaggtgccacaagtcctccttttcttttttgcgaatacagaccaacacggctgctgctctgaaacctctcGTCACAGTGCGTGTgataaaccccattgtttcatgctctctgtgtgtgtgtatcaatctcccctctcttttttccaccgaatgcagccgatgaagtgagctgtagctcccgaaagcttatgctctaataaatgtgttagtctctaaggtgccacaagtcctcctgttctttttattatctTGTATGTTTCTTCTTCGGGTTGAGTATTTGATTTACCCTGCGCCGCTTGCCGGGCCTTGCCCCGGCCGAGGGAGGGGTTTCCTGGGCAACGTTCCCTTTTCAACCAGGGCCAGGCGAGCAGAGGCCCTTGACCGCACAAACACCGGGTCACTAAGGAGCCACGATTACCTCCCCCGACGCCTTCTCACCATTGGTCCCAGGGGCCGGAGCAAATCAAGCTGAGGCGCTGAACCCCGAGCCCGGGACACCTGGCGCCGGGGTGGCCCAGGGACGGGGGTATGGCCACCATATAAGGGCCTAGGGAGCTACGCCGCTGTATCGGGACACTGACATCGGCGTCATCTCCCCCGGGCTCCGCCGCCCCAGACCCCACCGCGAACCCGGGCTGGGGCCGCCCCGCCCCGTTGCCAGGGGCCGCTCCGGCGAGCCCCCGGGCGCGGTCACAGCGCCCCCTCAGGCCGGGCCCGACGCGCCGCCCTCGAGCCGAGGCGGCGGCTGCGCAGGCGCCGGCGGCAGTTTGGGAAGCGCCGGAAACTTCGTGCTAAAGTTCCGAGCAGCGCCTGGCTCCGCAGCCCGAGCCCAGCCGCTCCCCGCGCGCCATGTCGGGCTCCTCCAGCGTGGCGGCCATGAAGAAGGTGGTGCAGCAGCTGCGCCTGGAGGCCAGCGTGAGCCGCGTGAAGGTGGGAAAGGCCGCGGGGCACGCGGCCGGGCCGCCAGTGCCGCgcccaggccccgccccgcccaccGGCCCCCTCCCCTGGGGCGGCCCGCAGCTCCCGTTACTCTGGGTTAACGGTTGGTCGATGGCtcctgtgcccccctccccccctttgccCAGCCGTCCGCGCGTGCCCAGCCCCGGGCCCGCCGCGGCGCAACAGGCCGTTCCTGGCCGTGCGGACAGACGCGCCCCGCGCGCAGGGCTGTCGGACCGCGCCGGGCGACTCGGTGCGTTCGTAGCGGCCGCAGGCTCAGCGCGCCCCAGCCGCTCGCTTCCTAATCCCGGGgtgcgctgtgctgcagggcggGGCTGCCCCAGCTGGGCACCTTCCCCTCCGGGCCCGTCGCTTAAGGAGCCCTGCTGTGCGGAGTCTCTCCGCCCTGCCGCCTCTCTGCACGGGGCTCGCTCAGCCTGGGCCAGTCAATTAGCTTTGGTCAAGGTCCAAACTGCagagaaaataatgaaaagtcCAGGCCCGTTCCAGCTGAGCTGCGTTAGGCCCCCGGGTCCACCTGTTGTCTACCCCTGGCTTCGGCTGTTGCAGGCCGCTCCCCCGTTTTGGTTGTTCAGATTATAAAATGGAGACATCCCTGGAGCCCTCGCATATGCTGAGTGAGCGTCGCCTGTGGACGTGGTGGGTAGGCTAGGCCTTGTGTCAAATTGCCAAGCTACAGTGTGCAGGTCTCCTTTCAAAATAAGTAACTGGGGAGAAAGCACCTGCTGGGTTTTCATTTTACTGCTATGTTTTAATGTACCTACaacctttggaaaaaataataataataataatgctcttCATGTGTTGTCTCATCCCAGGAATGTTTTCTTGATGGAGAGGAATGGGAGAATGAAGTTAGTTTATCTGAGGCAGCCACCATTGGCcttgtttttcctcaaaaatgagGGCTACTCTTCTTTTGTGGGGAAAGCTTAACAAATGtgtaaacacaggtttcagagtagcagccgtgttagtctgtatttgcaaaaagaaaaggagtacttgtggcaccttagagactaacaaatttattagagcataagctttcgtgagctacagctcacttcatcggatgccaccgatgaagtgagctgtagctcacgaaagcttatgctctaataaatttgttagtctctaaggtgccacaagtactccttttctttttgcaaatgtgtaAAGCAACCTTCAGGCTAAGtttaagagaattttttttttttaaatttgatgaTGGACTTGCAGACATGTTAGTTAAGCATGACACAGCATGATTTAAAACAGTGAgactcaacctttccagactcctgcacccctttcaggagtttgatttgtcttacaaattcccaagtttcacctcacttaatctacttgcttacaaaatcagacataaaaatacaaaagtgtcacagtacactatcatttttaccatagaattataaaataaatcaattggaatataaatatacttATTTCTGTGTATAGCATATgaagcagtataaataagtcgtatgaaattttagtttgtactgatttcactaggtgctttttctgtagcctgttgtaaaactatataaatatctaggcaaatatctagataagtttaTGTACCCCCAgaatgcatacccctggttgaaaaccacttatTTAAAGTTCTTCACCTGAGTGGCAGAAGGCTTTTCCCTCTCGTTTTGGTGCagataaaatacaatttaaatgcCCAGCTACTGGAAGGTTTGGTCAGAGTAAATTAGGCTTTGTTTTCAGCCACTCCTCCCACTTAATTCAAAGACTTAAACTCTTTTGGGGATAGACTGTGTCAGAAGAGTTTGCACTGTGACCTCCACAGTGTCACCCCACCCTGAGTCATCTGCCTGCAACTGTAATACAGATAGATACCACTTCTAGAATCATCACCGTGCTTAGTTTggaactgaaaattttaaaatgcagtgggtggatttttcacattcttGAGGGCATATATAGATTCCTTTGGcaatgtatttatataaaaatgatatACTAACATAGCTCTTATTATTCTTAGGAAGGCTTGTCTTCAGTGTTAGCTTAAGTTATAGAGCTCACACTTATTCAAGTGAGAGGAGTTACCACACTGAAAAACAACATTAGAGCAGCGTAATAGGATTGGATGAGTAGTTGAGTCCCCACTGCTTTACTAGTCCCAgcatggggtgggcaaactttctggcctgagggTTACATGGGGGTTCTAAAACTGTacggaggctgtgcctccccaaacagcctggcctctgccccctcccccttctcaccCCGACTGCCCTTCTCAgagccatccaacccccctgttccttgtccactgactgccccctcccagaaccacaTCACCTAGCCAACCACTCCTTGTCCTAACTAccccccaggaccctctgccccatatccaacccctctgcccccttaccatgccgctcagagcgccAGGACTGGCAcccatgctgcccagcaggagcttgctGCCCCACTACCCAGAGTGCTGGTGGcacggcaagctgaggctgcgggggcgggaggggctgggggctagcctccccggccaggagctaaAGGGcctggcaggatggtcccactggccagatgtggcccgcccACGGTCTGTAGTTTCCCACCTCTGTCCTAGCAACACCTGAGCTTCAATCTACACACTGCCAAACCAGCCACCTCAAGTTAAAAGCACCACTTAGCTGAACCTAGTTGTTTGTGCACAGGAGCTGGGTTAGAGTCAACGCTTGTTATACCTTGAGCTAaccctgtagtgaagacaagcccttagaaaaaaTTATAAAGTAAAACAGTCTTGGGGCTTGCATCAGATGGCAGACACTGGTGTATGATTGCATGTCTTGTAAAAATTAGCCATAGTACATTCAATGCTACTTCAGCTTGAGGGACCTGTATGTATAGTAGTCTAGAGCTGACTTTCAAAGATGTGCTGAACTGTGCACCCAGTATCTGAAGACGACCAACTCCCTTAGAGTATTACTGAATGCTGTGATTTTCCTGactgaacaaaaattaaaatacaagtgTTGTGTGTAATAAAATCTAGCTGTACTAAATATAGCACCCTCCATACATTAGAGTATGTTACATACAAGATAAAGTATTTGCAGTGAATCCtaatttaaaatttactttatGACTAGGTTTCTCAAGCCGCAGCAGACTTGAAGCAGTTCTGTCTGCAGAATGCACAACATGATCCCCTACTGACAGGAGTGTCTTCAAGTACAAATCCATTCAGACCCCAGAAAGTCTGTTCATTTTTGTAATTTGGTGAACTATCTTGGTCTCTTTCAGTGGTaagttttttaaatgaacaatgaTACAAGTTGTTCCTGTTTGTCCTGATAATATAAGCTACCATCAGgtcattcattttaaatgtgacatttgttatggagtatatttttaaaaagaagttctGACTTTTCAATAAACTTTTCCACTAAAATATACTGCGCTCATTTCCTCACCAAAGAAAAGAATTTAATGCTAGTGAACAATATCCTGTTTGCCAGTCCTAAAGTCTTTTGTCCATGGAGCAGGTAGAGCAGGGATTCTGGCAGTGTAAGATTCTGCTCTACACTAAGCTTTTCCTGAGAACCACACCCAGGAATTAAGATGCAGTGGTAATCAAGTTCTTTTAATACTCCACTCAAAAAACCCCttacttgtaataaaaatttaATATTATTTCTCAAGACCCAGCCCCTCCCATAACAATTTGGGGTAGGATTGAAACATCTGTTTCTGCTGACATCACAAGCAGAAGTCCTTTGGACAACAGTTTAGTCATACTACCTCTAAAAGAGAGGGTTTTTCCCTCCTGTAACCTCTCCAAACAGCAAACTTTATGGGGGCAGCCCTATTTTGTTTTGAGGATGAGCCAGAAAAGTTAGGAAcacctggtggtggtggggccgcAAAGTGATTGTCCTTGGTCTGCAGCACTAATGGAAGCAGTAGCTACTTCCTCTCACCCCCTAGTCTGTGTATCTTCATGTGGAGGTGGTATTTAGAGGAGAATGTTTGCAACTATTGTTgctgtaaaataatttattttctctggTCAACCAGTTCAGACCACTCAGTTTAACAGATACAGCTCCCAGGAGAACAAGCCCCCTATTTACTTGTACAAGTTGGATTCTGCCTCTAGTCCCTGCTGTATAACATCCTACCTGGGAGAATTTACAGTATATAAACTTCTGAAAGCAATGGCAATGAAAGCCACCCTTTGTCCCATGAGCTACCTGTGAAGGTAAACTAATTTATACCGACTTATTTATAGTGTCATAGATTTATGTGGGAGTACTTTCATCAAACATgcatacagattttcattttttttgtctttcagatCTTTTAACACCTTTTCACAGCTGCTCTGTGTGGAGAGAATGTGACTCAAGGAGTGGCTTGGTTTGAAGTCTGTACAAAAGCTTAGCCTTAACAATGTGCCAAGTTAACTCTGTAAATCGCTACTGTTGTCAAACCTCTTACCATCTACCTCTCCAAATGAACTGTGTGCTAGTTGCAATAACTTCTACTTCATGAGGGAATCAGTTTTACATaccaagcaaaaaataaaaatgttttgacttaATCTGTTTTTGGAATGACTGTAGGGCTGTTTTGTTACTGTGACTCCGATAATTCTCCAAAGTTATTTGAGTTATATATTTACTAAAGCATACTCTGATCGGAGACTTCAAATATTTTGGGTATTCCACATCACTAGCCTGTAACAATTCCAACTGAAGCCAAAACCACAGATTTCTTCAGAAGTACTCATCCGTGCCCATACAAAG
This genomic window from Dermochelys coriacea isolate rDerCor1 chromosome 8, rDerCor1.pri.v4, whole genome shotgun sequence contains:
- the GNG5 gene encoding guanine nucleotide-binding protein G(I)/G(S)/G(O) subunit gamma-5, which encodes MSGSSSVAAMKKVVQQLRLEASVSRVKVSQAAADLKQFCLQNAQHDPLLTGVSSSTNPFRPQKVCSFL